The following are encoded in a window of Clostridium thermarum genomic DNA:
- a CDS encoding PH domain-containing protein codes for MILKPLRGMASIYMLLITLLTNAFMGVIFKLVNTYLLYVILIVMISMVNIYYLYYFIMSLTLSYKLKDNKLIISYFCNLRKVSLDLSKIKGYMKASGNIHGIKLSGVGNDKFSFGRNIIDKIGTTYMFVTSNNNILYLKTEEICYAISPEDDSEVKRILMECEIPDTIEEYVEKSKVELHKDKKFLIPFSIISILIVLMILIPFILYLKGYLPETMPLNFDESFRSLQQGTGKQFAFKQMAYGVLNMIILFCMYYAAYFCAKYDRKTAYRYLYISLAVTLVFFFLQLKILFTFGF; via the coding sequence ATGATATTAAAGCCACTTAGGGGGATGGCCTCCATATATATGTTACTAATTACACTGCTTACCAATGCCTTTATGGGAGTAATATTTAAACTGGTTAATACATATCTCTTGTATGTAATTTTAATTGTTATGATAAGTATGGTTAACATTTATTATTTATACTATTTTATTATGAGTTTAACATTAAGCTACAAACTAAAAGATAATAAACTGATAATAAGCTATTTCTGTAATCTCCGAAAGGTGAGTTTGGATTTAAGTAAGATCAAAGGATATATGAAGGCTTCCGGTAATATACACGGCATAAAGCTGTCCGGTGTAGGCAATGATAAGTTCTCCTTCGGCAGAAATATTATAGACAAAATTGGTACAACCTATATGTTTGTAACATCAAATAACAATATTTTATATTTAAAAACTGAAGAAATATGTTATGCTATTTCTCCAGAGGATGATAGTGAAGTAAAGAGAATACTAATGGAGTGCGAAATACCTGACACTATTGAAGAATACGTTGAAAAGTCTAAAGTGGAATTGCATAAAGATAAGAAGTTTCTAATCCCTTTTTCTATTATTTCAATTCTTATAGTACTTATGATTTTGATTCCTTTTATATTGTATCTCAAAGGCTACTTGCCGGAAACTATGCCCTTAAACTTCGATGAATCTTTTAGGAGTCTTCAGCAGGGTACCGGTAAACAATTTGCCTTTAAACAAATGGCCTATGGGGTACTAAACATGATAATACTGTTTTGTATGTATTATGCCGCTTATTTCTGTGCAAAATATGATAGGAAGACGGCTTATAGGTATTTATATATAAGCTTGGCTGTAACTTTAGTATTCTTTTTCCTACAACTGAAAATACTATTTACTTTTGGGTTTTAG
- the rpoD gene encoding RNA polymerase sigma factor RpoD, which yields MKDKDAKMAVVKRLIDKGKKSGTLTYKEIMDELDEIDLNPEQIEKIYEVLESMGIDIIGDMSDIEVTEEDLDLSIPEGIAIDDPVRMYLKEIGKVPLLSPDEEIALAHRIEDGDPVAKKKLAEANLRLVVSIAKRYVGRGMLFLDLIQEGNLGLIKAVEKFDFRKGFKFSTYATWWIRQAITRAIADQARTIRIPVHMVETINKLIRVSRQLLQELGREPSPEEVAKIMEMPVDKVREIMKIAQEPVSLETPIGEEEDSHLGDFIPDDDAPAPAEAAAFTMLKEQLINVLDTLTPREEKVLRLRFGLDDGRARTLEEVGKEFNVTRERIRQIEAKALRKLRHPSRSKKLKDYLD from the coding sequence ATGAAAGATAAAGATGCTAAAATGGCTGTTGTGAAAAGACTCATCGATAAGGGGAAAAAGAGTGGAACGCTAACTTACAAAGAAATCATGGATGAACTGGATGAAATAGATTTAAATCCTGAGCAAATCGAGAAGATATATGAAGTTCTTGAATCCATGGGCATAGATATTATTGGTGATATGAGTGATATTGAGGTGACCGAGGAGGACCTCGATTTATCGATTCCGGAAGGGATAGCAATCGATGATCCGGTAAGAATGTATCTAAAGGAGATAGGAAAGGTTCCGTTGCTATCTCCCGATGAAGAGATAGCTTTGGCACACAGAATCGAAGATGGTGATCCTGTTGCAAAAAAGAAATTAGCTGAAGCAAACCTTAGATTGGTTGTAAGTATAGCTAAAAGATATGTTGGAAGAGGAATGTTATTCCTGGATTTAATACAGGAAGGTAACCTTGGACTTATAAAGGCTGTAGAGAAATTCGATTTCAGAAAGGGCTTTAAGTTCAGTACTTATGCTACTTGGTGGATAAGGCAGGCCATTACCAGAGCCATAGCAGATCAGGCAAGAACCATCAGAATACCTGTTCATATGGTTGAAACAATAAATAAGCTTATAAGGGTATCAAGACAGCTCCTTCAAGAATTGGGCAGAGAGCCATCACCGGAAGAAGTTGCAAAGATCATGGAAATGCCTGTGGATAAGGTACGTGAAATTATGAAGATTGCTCAGGAACCTGTATCTTTGGAAACCCCAATAGGTGAAGAAGAAGACAGCCATTTAGGCGATTTTATTCCTGACGATGATGCACCAGCTCCTGCCGAGGCTGCTGCCTTTACAATGCTGAAAGAACAGCTTATCAATGTATTGGATACCTTAACACCCAGAGAAGAAAAAGTATTGAGACTGAGATTCGGACTTGATGATGGAAGAGCCAGAACTCTGGAAGAGGTAGGTAAGGAGTTTAATGTTACAAGAGAAAGAATCAGACAGATAGAAGCTAAGGCTTTAAGAAAACTTAGACATCCAAGCAGGAGTAAGAAGCTGAAGGATTATCTTGATTAA
- the dnaG gene encoding DNA primase, translating into MRISDEIIQRVKEENDVVDVISEVVKLKRAGRNYMGLCPFHREKSPSFSVSVDKQIYKCFGCGESGNVFTFVMKNRNIDFVEAVKYLANRANITIEYDDYKTRVLEDQKERLYSVNVEAARFFYSNLLRSKKSQEYFSARGISVSTVKRFGLGFAPDSWHDLMNALKRKGFSELDMLNVGLVIKSEKGNIYDRFRNRVMFPVFDYRGKVIGFGGRVLDDSKPKYLNSPESLIFQKGTNLYGLNFALKHNNNRTFIIVEGYMDCISLHQHGITNAVASLGTALTVQQAKLLKRYGDKIVISYDADAAGQAATIRGLEILRKEGFDVKVLTVPSGKDPDEFIRANGKEAFLRLVENALPLMDYKIKKAAEGLNFNDSEEVIKYVKKVTESLADLNPVEKDVYISKISQQTGIKEQAIYDLLKGELSKSNEAAYTMNSMPAFGQKLYVEPAHIKAERILLKLMHVDEECFEFIKQNLSEEMFILNGHKKIYKLLLESKYLENIDKARYVEDRCDDVESSKEWVEINNLELLKDDYENKQLIIDYINEIKRYQLENLKKQIKAKISECEAKGLIEESLKLAQRLMEIKREVERS; encoded by the coding sequence TTGAGAATATCAGATGAAATAATCCAAAGGGTAAAAGAGGAAAATGACGTAGTGGACGTGATTTCTGAGGTTGTAAAGCTAAAGCGAGCAGGAAGAAACTATATGGGATTATGTCCTTTTCATCGAGAAAAGTCTCCGTCTTTTAGTGTTTCTGTTGATAAGCAAATATATAAATGCTTTGGTTGTGGTGAAAGCGGTAATGTTTTTACCTTTGTTATGAAAAACCGAAACATTGATTTTGTTGAAGCTGTCAAATATTTAGCCAATAGAGCAAATATAACTATTGAGTATGATGATTATAAAACCAGAGTTTTAGAAGATCAAAAAGAGAGGCTCTATAGTGTAAATGTTGAGGCAGCAAGATTTTTTTACAGTAATTTATTAAGGAGTAAAAAATCACAGGAATACTTCTCTGCCAGAGGAATATCTGTAAGCACAGTTAAAAGATTTGGGTTGGGGTTTGCACCGGACTCATGGCATGACTTGATGAATGCTTTAAAAAGAAAAGGTTTTTCAGAGCTGGATATGCTGAATGTAGGCCTGGTAATTAAGAGCGAGAAGGGAAATATATACGACAGGTTCAGAAACAGAGTTATGTTTCCGGTATTCGACTACAGAGGGAAGGTCATAGGCTTTGGGGGAAGAGTTCTTGACGATTCAAAACCAAAGTACCTCAACTCTCCTGAAAGTTTAATATTTCAAAAAGGTACGAACTTATACGGACTCAATTTTGCACTGAAACACAATAATAACAGAACGTTTATAATTGTTGAAGGCTACATGGATTGCATTTCTCTGCATCAGCATGGCATTACTAACGCTGTTGCGTCATTGGGAACAGCTCTTACTGTTCAACAGGCGAAGTTATTAAAAAGGTATGGGGACAAAATAGTAATCTCATATGATGCGGATGCAGCAGGTCAAGCAGCAACCATAAGAGGTTTGGAGATTTTAAGAAAAGAAGGGTTTGACGTAAAAGTGTTAACTGTACCTTCCGGAAAGGATCCGGATGAGTTCATAAGAGCAAATGGAAAGGAAGCCTTTTTGAGGTTAGTGGAAAATGCACTGCCCTTAATGGACTACAAAATAAAAAAGGCTGCGGAAGGCCTAAATTTCAATGACAGTGAAGAAGTGATTAAATATGTGAAAAAGGTAACGGAATCACTGGCAGATCTAAATCCAGTAGAAAAGGATGTCTATATAAGTAAAATATCTCAGCAAACTGGGATTAAAGAACAGGCTATTTATGATTTACTTAAAGGAGAACTTAGTAAAAGCAATGAAGCAGCATATACAATGAATAGTATGCCTGCTTTTGGACAAAAATTATATGTAGAACCGGCTCATATTAAGGCGGAAAGGATTCTGCTAAAGCTGATGCATGTTGACGAAGAGTGCTTTGAATTCATTAAACAAAATCTAAGTGAAGAAATGTTTATATTAAATGGCCATAAGAAAATATATAAGCTGCTGTTAGAATCAAAATATCTGGAGAATATAGATAAAGCGAGATATGTAGAAGATAGATGTGACGATGTAGAAAGTTCAAAGGAATGGGTTGAAATTAATAACTTGGAGTTATTGAAGGATGATTATGAAAATAAGCAACTTATAATAGATTATATAAATGAAATCAAAAGATATCAATTGGAAAACTTAAAGAAGCAAATTAAGGCAAAGATTAGCGAATGTGAAGCCAAAGGCTTGATAGAAGAGTCTCTTAAGCTTGCACAAAGACTAATGGAAATCAAAAGAGAAGTGGAAAGGTCGTAG
- a CDS encoding deoxyguanosinetriphosphate triphosphohydrolase: protein MDIRERIERSEELAYNKFAWLSSKCGNRETFEEKDSVRTAYMVDRDRIIHSKAFRRLKHKTQVYIKTWGDHYRTRLTHTLEVAQIAKTIGRGIGLNEDLIEAIALGHDIGHVAFAHNGEEVLNSLLPNGFRHSENSVRVLRRLEKGGKGLNLTPEVLDGILRHSGFSLNAPKAYTLEGQVVKYSDKIAYVNHDIDDSIRAGLLKLEDIPTSVIKNLGKSHGERIDTLVKDCIFTTLKNIDADKPEVSLSSCIEKELTELRHFMFEYIYKGAILKVERDKAKFVLSQVYEYFYKNPDKLPGFYRSIAEAEGLHQGVADYISGMSDDYCLYVFNDIYVPKLVIY, encoded by the coding sequence ATGGATATAAGGGAAAGGATAGAGAGGTCAGAAGAACTTGCATACAACAAGTTTGCTTGGCTGTCTTCTAAATGTGGAAATAGAGAAACCTTTGAAGAAAAGGATAGTGTTAGAACTGCTTACATGGTTGATAGGGACAGGATAATTCACAGTAAAGCTTTCAGGAGATTGAAGCATAAAACTCAAGTATATATAAAAACTTGGGGAGACCATTACAGAACCAGACTAACCCATACCTTAGAAGTGGCACAGATAGCAAAGACCATTGGGCGAGGTATTGGGCTCAACGAGGACCTTATAGAAGCTATTGCCCTTGGGCATGATATTGGTCATGTGGCCTTTGCGCATAACGGAGAAGAAGTTCTAAACAGTCTACTTCCCAATGGATTTAGGCACAGTGAAAACAGCGTTAGAGTGCTTAGACGGCTGGAAAAAGGGGGAAAGGGGCTAAACTTAACTCCTGAGGTTTTAGACGGCATTTTACGCCACAGTGGTTTTTCGCTAAATGCACCTAAGGCCTATACTTTGGAAGGGCAGGTTGTCAAGTACAGTGACAAAATAGCTTATGTTAACCATGATATCGACGATTCTATACGTGCTGGACTGTTAAAATTAGAAGATATTCCAACCTCAGTTATTAAGAACCTTGGCAAGAGCCATGGTGAAAGAATTGATACCTTGGTAAAGGATTGTATTTTTACCACCTTGAAGAATATAGACGCAGATAAGCCAGAGGTATCTTTAAGCAGTTGTATAGAAAAAGAATTAACGGAATTAAGACACTTCATGTTTGAATATATATATAAAGGCGCCATTTTAAAAGTGGAAAGGGATAAGGCAAAGTTTGTTTTGTCTCAGGTATATGAGTATTTTTATAAAAATCCGGATAAGCTACCTGGGTTTTATAGGTCTATAGCTGAAGCTGAAGGCCTTCATCAAGGGGTAGCAGATTATATTTCCGGCATGAGCGATGACTATTGCCTATACGTATTTAATGATATATATGTACCAAAGTTAGTTATATACTAA
- a CDS encoding Nif3-like dinuclear metal center hexameric protein, producing MSVKLSEIINVIENFAPKEFKEDYDNVGLMVGDREAEISSILVSLDTTLEVIKEAAQNKCELIISHHPLLFRKAATVTEDTLLGRKIRMAIKNNINIYASHTNLDVKANGMNDLLIKLLGFDRGAVMEKSNNPKAGSEDGLGRLVELQEPMTLEALCGKVKEALKLSFIRYTGEKNWQVNKVAVINGSGQDYFNLATRLGADCIISGDTTYHYVSDLYEEGIAVIDAGHYGTEWPAMMLFAENLKVLLKANSIDLPIVISEKNFDPYKAY from the coding sequence ATGTCTGTAAAATTATCAGAAATAATAAATGTAATCGAAAATTTTGCCCCAAAGGAATTTAAAGAGGACTATGACAATGTAGGTCTTATGGTGGGCGATAGGGAGGCGGAAATATCATCTATACTTGTATCCTTAGATACCACTTTGGAAGTTATAAAGGAAGCAGCTCAGAATAAGTGTGAACTGATAATCAGCCACCATCCACTGCTTTTCAGAAAGGCTGCCACTGTGACAGAAGACACCCTATTGGGTAGAAAGATTAGAATGGCCATAAAAAACAATATAAATATCTATGCCAGCCACACGAACTTGGATGTGAAAGCCAACGGTATGAATGACCTTCTAATTAAGCTTTTAGGCTTTGACAGAGGGGCAGTAATGGAGAAGAGCAATAATCCTAAGGCTGGCAGTGAGGACGGCCTAGGAAGGCTTGTAGAGCTTCAGGAACCTATGACTTTGGAGGCACTCTGCGGCAAAGTAAAAGAAGCGCTAAAGCTTTCTTTTATAAGATACACCGGAGAAAAAAACTGGCAGGTCAATAAGGTTGCAGTTATCAATGGCAGCGGCCAGGATTATTTTAATCTGGCTACAAGGCTTGGAGCAGATTGCATTATTAGTGGAGATACAACCTATCACTATGTCAGCGATTTATACGAAGAGGGCATTGCTGTAATAGATGCGGGGCACTACGGCACAGAATGGCCGGCTATGATGCTCTTTGCAGAAAATCTGAAGGTGCTTTTGAAGGCAAATTCAATTGATTTACCCATAGTGATATCAGAAAAAAACTTTGACCCTTATAAGGCTTATTAA
- a CDS encoding tRNA (adenine(22)-N(1))-methyltransferase yields the protein MNISDRLMKIANMVHRCNSMADIGTDHGYIPIFLVKKGICDTAIASDINKGPVQKAEKNVKLYGLEDKIQCRLGGGLKTIVPGEVDTAVIAGMGGHLIISILEESAEVAQKMQALILQPVQHVEILRKYLYENGYEILSEDLCFDEGKYYEIIKARYDGKKRTLEDIYYEISPFLLKKRHPLLQEYILHKINKNNIIVENINEDTEAASRRKEDLIRHNIKLKEIMACL from the coding sequence ATGAATATAAGTGATAGATTAATGAAGATAGCTAATATGGTACATAGGTGTAACTCCATGGCGGATATAGGTACCGATCATGGGTATATACCTATTTTTCTTGTGAAAAAGGGAATATGTGATACTGCAATAGCATCGGACATCAATAAGGGACCGGTGCAAAAGGCGGAAAAGAATGTGAAATTATATGGCTTAGAGGATAAGATTCAATGCAGATTAGGGGGAGGACTTAAAACTATTGTGCCCGGTGAAGTGGATACTGCAGTTATAGCGGGTATGGGAGGACATTTAATAATTTCCATACTGGAGGAAAGTGCTGAGGTGGCACAGAAAATGCAGGCCCTTATTCTTCAGCCGGTGCAGCATGTGGAGATCCTTAGAAAGTACTTATATGAAAATGGATATGAAATCCTAAGTGAGGACCTTTGCTTTGATGAAGGAAAGTACTATGAGATAATCAAGGCTCGCTATGATGGAAAAAAGAGGACCCTTGAAGATATTTATTATGAAATAAGTCCTTTTTTGTTGAAAAAAAGACATCCTCTGCTTCAGGAATACATTTTACATAAAATAAATAAGAATAATATAATTGTAGAAAATATTAATGAAGATACTGAGGCTGCGAGTAGAAGAAAAGAGGATTTAATCAGACATAATATAAAATTGAAGGAGATAATGGCATGTCTGTAA
- the ppdK gene encoding pyruvate, phosphate dikinase, with protein MDNKKYVYLFSEGEESQKELLGGKGANLAGMTRLGIPVPQGFIVTTEACNKYYEDGKQISDEVIEQIYAKMAELEKITGKEFGGKNNPLLVSVRSGARVSMPGMMDTILNLGLNDETVEVMANLTNNPRFAYDSYRRFIQMFADVVMGVEKRLFENLLDEMKESKGYKYDTDLTADDLKVLVGQFKELYKKEKGEDFPTDPKAQLIEAVTAVFRSWDNPRANVYRRLNDIPSNWGTAVNVQEMVFGNKGENSGTGVAFSRNPSTGEKKIYAEYLMNAQGEDVVAGIRTPEDISTLEQRNKAVYDEFMAIVNKLENHYRDMQDMEFTIEDGKLYFLQTRNGKRTAAAALKIAVDLVEEGLITKQEAILKVDPKQLDSLLHPAFDASALKKAAVIAKGLPASPGAACGKVAFTAQEAKERHEAGEKVVLVRLETSPEDIEGMIAAEGILTVRGGMTSHAAVVARGMGACCVAGCGEIKVNEEERYLEVGGKRYTENDYISIDGTTGNVYGEAIPTVEPEITGYFGTFMAWADEIRALKVRTNADTPHDAQTAVKFGAEGIGLCRTEHMFFAEDRIPAVREMIVAKNEEQRRKALAKLLPMQRQDFIGLYEAMEFRPVTIRFLDPPLHEFLPHADEDIAALAKEMGLTFEELKATVESLHEFNPMMGHRGCRLAVSYPEIAEMQTRAVIEAALDVSGRHPEWNIVPEIMIPLVGEVKELKFVKDVVVKTAEAVMAEAGRKIEYKVGTMIEIPRAAVTADEIAKEAEFFSFGTNDLTQMTFGFSRDDAGNFLKHYYESKIYEQDPFAKLDQNGVGKLVKMAADLGRQTRPDIKLGICGEHGGDPSSVEFCHNVGLNYVSCSPFRVPVARLAAAQAQVKNPRK; from the coding sequence ATGGATAACAAGAAGTATGTGTACCTTTTTAGCGAAGGCGAAGAAAGTCAAAAAGAACTTCTTGGTGGAAAAGGTGCTAATCTTGCAGGTATGACAAGACTAGGAATACCAGTTCCACAAGGATTTATCGTTACAACAGAAGCTTGTAACAAATACTATGAGGACGGAAAACAGATATCTGATGAAGTTATTGAGCAAATTTATGCAAAAATGGCTGAGTTAGAAAAGATTACTGGTAAAGAATTCGGTGGAAAGAATAATCCACTACTTGTATCAGTAAGATCCGGTGCTAGAGTTTCAATGCCTGGTATGATGGATACAATATTAAACCTTGGATTAAATGATGAAACAGTTGAAGTTATGGCTAACTTAACTAATAATCCAAGATTTGCATATGACTCCTACAGAAGATTCATCCAAATGTTTGCTGATGTTGTTATGGGAGTAGAAAAGAGATTATTCGAAAACCTTCTTGATGAAATGAAGGAATCAAAAGGTTATAAATATGATACAGACTTAACTGCTGATGACTTAAAAGTATTAGTAGGACAGTTTAAAGAATTATACAAAAAGGAAAAGGGAGAAGACTTCCCAACAGATCCTAAGGCTCAATTAATCGAAGCTGTTACAGCTGTATTCAGATCCTGGGATAACCCAAGAGCTAATGTATACAGAAGACTTAATGACATTCCTTCAAACTGGGGAACTGCTGTTAACGTTCAGGAAATGGTATTCGGTAACAAGGGAGAAAATTCTGGTACAGGTGTTGCCTTCTCAAGAAACCCATCTACTGGAGAAAAGAAAATATATGCTGAGTACTTAATGAATGCTCAAGGAGAAGACGTTGTTGCTGGTATCAGAACTCCAGAAGACATATCAACTCTTGAACAGAGAAACAAAGCTGTATATGATGAATTCATGGCTATAGTTAATAAGCTTGAAAATCATTACAGAGACATGCAGGATATGGAGTTTACTATAGAAGACGGTAAGCTTTACTTCCTACAGACAAGAAATGGTAAGAGAACAGCTGCTGCTGCGTTAAAGATAGCTGTTGACTTAGTTGAAGAAGGTCTTATAACTAAGCAAGAAGCTATATTAAAAGTTGATCCAAAACAGCTTGACTCATTACTTCACCCAGCATTTGATGCATCTGCATTAAAGAAGGCTGCTGTTATAGCTAAGGGACTTCCAGCTTCACCAGGAGCTGCTTGCGGTAAGGTTGCTTTCACAGCTCAAGAAGCTAAGGAAAGACATGAAGCAGGAGAAAAGGTTGTTCTTGTTAGACTTGAAACTTCACCAGAAGATATCGAAGGTATGATAGCTGCTGAAGGTATACTAACTGTAAGAGGTGGTATGACTTCTCACGCTGCTGTTGTTGCTAGAGGTATGGGTGCTTGCTGCGTAGCAGGTTGTGGAGAAATAAAGGTTAACGAAGAAGAAAGATACCTCGAAGTTGGCGGAAAGAGATATACTGAAAATGACTATATATCAATAGATGGAACTACTGGTAATGTTTATGGTGAAGCTATTCCAACTGTTGAACCAGAAATAACTGGATACTTCGGAACATTCATGGCTTGGGCTGATGAAATAAGAGCATTAAAGGTTAGAACTAATGCTGATACACCACATGACGCTCAAACTGCTGTTAAGTTCGGAGCTGAAGGTATCGGTCTTTGCAGAACTGAGCACATGTTCTTTGCTGAAGACAGAATACCAGCAGTGAGAGAAATGATAGTTGCTAAGAACGAAGAACAAAGAAGAAAAGCTCTTGCAAAATTACTTCCAATGCAGAGACAAGACTTTATAGGTCTTTACGAGGCTATGGAATTCAGACCAGTTACTATCAGATTCTTGGATCCACCACTACATGAGTTCTTACCTCATGCTGATGAAGATATAGCAGCTTTAGCTAAAGAAATGGGATTAACATTCGAAGAGCTTAAGGCTACTGTAGAATCATTACATGAATTCAACCCAATGATGGGTCACAGAGGATGCCGTCTTGCTGTTTCTTACCCAGAAATAGCTGAAATGCAGACAAGAGCAGTAATAGAAGCTGCACTTGATGTTTCAGGAAGACATCCAGAATGGAACATAGTTCCTGAAATAATGATTCCTCTTGTAGGAGAAGTAAAAGAGCTTAAGTTTGTTAAGGACGTAGTTGTTAAGACTGCAGAAGCTGTTATGGCTGAAGCTGGCAGAAAAATTGAATACAAAGTTGGTACAATGATAGAAATACCAAGAGCAGCTGTTACAGCTGATGAAATAGCTAAGGAAGCAGAATTCTTCTCCTTCGGTACTAACGACTTAACTCAGATGACATTTGGATTCTCAAGAGACGATGCTGGTAACTTCTTAAAGCACTACTATGAGTCAAAGATATACGAGCAAGATCCATTTGCTAAACTTGACCAAAATGGTGTTGGTAAGCTAGTTAAGATGGCTGCTGACCTTGGAAGACAAACAAGGCCAGACATCAAGCTTGGTATCTGCGGAGAGCACGGTGGAGATCCTTCATCTGTTGAATTCTGCCATAATGTAGGATTAAACTATGTATCCTGCTCACCATTCAGAGTTCCAGTTGCAAGACTTGCTGCTGCTCAGGCACAGGTTAAGAACCCAAGAAAGTAA
- a CDS encoding CotS family spore coat protein, with amino-acid sequence MPYEAKLYKVNDLSEGTLKKTVLPHYAMENAKIEQIKFKDTDKQRAVYRVEYNNEVFCLKKVYFGVQDLLFVYSAIEWLYRNKINVPRLLPTREKGRFVQYNNMLFILTPWIDGIKCSYDNIDHIMASISYLADMHNCSEDFTPVFGSSNRGGFENLANSLQKHFNQLLNCSNLAFKYKDGFSKTYLNNFEENIELAELSARVSASIDKKNLKTSLCHLDYVNKNIIFDNDTRIWIIDFDKCKMDYCVHDISYFLRRLLKRDNTKWNIQTAINALKVYEEKRPLNLDEYRYILAYLSFPQKYWKISRDYYNNISKCNKSSFQTLISKAVEKTEFHAQFIGEFKQYIEDKFKTKL; translated from the coding sequence ATGCCTTACGAAGCTAAATTGTATAAGGTGAACGATTTATCTGAAGGCACATTAAAGAAAACTGTACTTCCCCACTATGCTATGGAGAATGCTAAAATTGAACAGATAAAGTTTAAGGATACAGACAAGCAAAGAGCAGTCTATAGAGTTGAATATAATAATGAAGTGTTTTGCCTAAAAAAGGTTTACTTTGGTGTACAAGACTTGCTTTTTGTATATTCAGCTATAGAATGGCTTTACAGAAATAAAATCAATGTCCCGCGGCTGCTTCCCACTAGAGAAAAAGGGAGATTTGTTCAATATAACAATATGTTGTTTATTCTTACACCATGGATTGATGGCATCAAATGCAGCTATGACAATATAGATCACATAATGGCTTCAATTTCATACTTAGCGGATATGCACAACTGTTCCGAGGACTTCACACCTGTGTTTGGCAGTAGTAACAGAGGCGGCTTTGAAAATCTGGCTAATTCACTTCAAAAGCACTTTAATCAACTTTTGAATTGCTCTAATCTAGCTTTTAAGTATAAGGATGGCTTTTCAAAAACCTATCTAAATAATTTTGAAGAAAATATTGAGCTTGCTGAGTTGTCAGCTAGGGTTTCAGCTTCCATAGATAAAAAAAATTTAAAAACTTCACTATGTCATTTAGATTATGTCAACAAAAATATAATATTCGACAACGATACCAGGATTTGGATTATAGATTTTGATAAATGCAAGATGGATTATTGTGTGCATGATATATCCTACTTTTTAAGAAGACTACTTAAACGGGATAATACAAAGTGGAATATACAAACTGCAATTAATGCCTTAAAAGTCTATGAAGAAAAACGGCCACTGAACCTAGATGAATACAGGTATATTTTGGCCTATCTGTCTTTTCCCCAGAAGTATTGGAAAATATCCAGAGATTATTATAATAATATCTCTAAGTGCAACAAGAGCTCTTTTCAGACCTTAATTAGCAAAGCAGTAGAAAAGACTGAATTCCACGCTCAATTTATCGGTGAATTTAAGCAGTACATAGAAGATAAATTCAAAACCAAACTTTAG